The genomic segment GATGTTGGTTAGGTGAAATCATGTGCCTAGCACGTGACATTTCCAAGCTCTATCCTCTGTTCAATGGCCTTCCGGACAGAACATTTCATTTAACAATTACTAACTGACACGTTTTAAGGACAACGTTATCAAACATCAAAAATCACATCCCAATCCCATATTTCCTCTGCACAGTCCACTTGAAAGAATCTAACATCCTACGAATTCACAGGAGTCGAGTCTTCAAGCTCCAAAGGAGGAGGCCAGGATTGAATGATCCAAAAGCCAAAGATCCTCTGCCCTAGAACGAATGAGAGTATCATCAGGTTAACTTAGACCTAAATCATTTCTAGCTGATTTTCAACAACATGGTATATTTTCTGGATgttgatttcaaaatttaaacttagAAGAGACAAACCTCCTTAATCAGTAGATAGCATCTCAGAAACAACTAGCTATATGATTTCCTTCCGTAAGAATTAATAGATATTTAAGTTTTCAAGTCCacacttctttcttttcttttccatgttgATATTTATTGCAGTCGAGTCATTAGCAGATCCCCTTGTTCATATAAATCTTGAAATTTCTTTGTGCTgtatatcttgatttttttattttttttttgtttctttctattCTTGCTTTTGCTTGAGGTTCTTCGTTTAACATCTTGCTCTGACCTGCGATACGAATTAGGATATATAAATACATCTCAGATTTACTTTAATCAAGTTGATGTGGAATACCAGCAACAATCTATTGCACGCATGATCTATTATTGGGACAAGCTCAGAAATCCGAACCCTCTTGCCTTGCCTTTGATTGCTCCATACCTAGCTTTTCAGCCTGTATGGATTCCAAGCTCTTTTTCTTAAGATTTGGATACCACATGCACAAAGCCaacttttttcaataaatttaccATAATAGATTTGATTGCCAGCATAAAAGATATGTTCGATCTCTTGATTCATTCCTGAACAGTTCAACTGAATATATATAACATACAACGAATCCAAAAACAAACGAAAATCCACCACCTTCACCGCAATTTGCTAATAACCCTCCTGAATCAGTATGCCCCTTTTCCATTCTATTATTTTACAGCATTTCGGCACCCCTTTGCTCTTTATCCACATTAGTGCCAATAACCATGTTTGCTTCATTGCTAAGGCAAAGAAATGCATCCTCTATGTAAACGAGATCTAATCTTGAAAAGGGTTGTCTGTTGTGTCCCCTGATCAATCAGCTGACAAGATCTGACAATGATACCTgaataaataacataaattgaCCCAACTTACAGTCTGAAGTCTGAACAGGCAAAACATTTATTCATAAATCCAGGCAACATGGTCAAGACTTCCAACCActgaacattaattaaaaaaattccaatcaaTTTGAATCAATGACTGGCTAATGAAATAATACTGTTGTCAAAAAACTTAGATATACAAAGTATAAACAGTTGTGATGTGTTTGTACAGAAATGATTGAATGAAGCAATTTATGTTCTGCAAGCAGCCTTAAATTAGATTCAATATCTGGACCTGCATTTACACCAGACTTGAAGAGCATGAAACACGGTTTCCTTTGTTTATGCACACAATTCTAATGAACTCATAACACTCCTGATATGCTTTTCCTTCCTGCTTGTCCATTTGTCATGCATCATAATTCTAATGAACTCATCCCCAAGCGCAAGCCTCTTCAAGACCAAAACCAAATCCATTATGGTTAAGGGAATCAATGACATATACTCTTTGATCACACGAGCAATGCATTTTTAGGAGATAATTACTTTATTGTGAAAAAGGTATCGCGTGGTAAGGAGAGAAATGTAGATATCAACATACTCAACTCTTACGACCATCATTGCAGAGAGTTTAGAGTTGATCATCtcacttttttttgtcttttaagaAAATCAAGGATGTTTCACCAAGAGCAGCATGGTTTGAAtagaaatgatgatgaaaattgTTATTCATAATCTCTCACATTTGAATGAAGTACTGAATTCAATACATGGAATTGAACAGAGGCTTATTGTTACAGTGTTATCATATTAGAATTCAAATCATGCCTTTGATTCTCCATGGTGGACACGCAGCTACATTCACAAGAATTTGAAGTGATTCCCTAAAGGCATGGCAGatggaaaatcaaaatttgaagtAGGATTGTCTCCATAAGTTCAAATATTGGTTGTAATAGTAGGGTAAAAAACGACAGGATAGAAACAATTCATTTTATGGCAGCATTTTAGATACATTCAACAGGGAAAATACTGAGTAGATCCAGTGCACTACGATCTCTTCTTCATATTCATATGGGATCCACAGGATGCATGAGAAGGAAGGGAGCAAAACATTGGGTATATAGAAAAGTTTTCTATGTGAAACATTTTCCAGTTGGTTGGTTGTCATGACTAGTGAGCAAAGGATCTTCATCAACACCTCGTGAAACATTTGCTTGTTAGTTGGTTGTCATGACTAATGCGTAAAGGATCTTAATCAACACCTAATTATGAGCTTTTCCTATGCAAGTCACGCAGCAATTTGTGAAAGATGTAATGCTCAGGACCAAATCTTAACAAATTGAACACAATATTGGCAAAAGCCAAATTCTTCCCTGGGATAATTTTATGAGCAAGACACATCCTATAGGTGAAGAAAAGAATTTCAGGGCTTCACTGATCAAATTCATTTTTGGAAATTGGATTCTCAAACAATTCTTCCACCATGGGCCAGttcatttcaaacaaatattacaaCAGTGGTATCCCTATTGGGTTCCAATTTTCAGCTCAAACCACAGCTACATTATTCAGGTGCAATGCAATCAGGCTGCATCCTCTTTTAGATATTCCGAACTATCTAGATTTTCCCACATCCTAATAAATTAAGGAGCTAGAGTAAAGCTACCATTCAAGAAAGCATTTTTAACGAACAAGCATTAAGCAAGTTACCTCAAGAGATATATCTGATCCTCATTTTGACACAGGCTTTTGCAAAAGTGCAGTCAAGTAAACCTCCTCATTCTTCAAGCCACTAGCATCAGTTTTATTCCCAACTGCCCACTTCACCTTCTTGTAACCCAATTTCCCAATCAAAGGTCCAAAAACCTTATCAAGATCCATTCGTTTACAAAAGAAGTGATCAAACCACAAATACCCACCGCCCCTCAACACTCTATCAAcatcataaaacaaaaactcCATCATTGTCAAAGGTATCCACCTATTCACTGCATGCGCACATCTGACCAGATCCACCACCCCATCAAAAACCGGCAACCTCTGCTGCAATGGCACATGAAGTGGCACTAAGCCTCTCATTGCCACCACTTCATTATTGGGCACATTGAAATTCATTGTTGTAGTGACAACAGTCACATTGTACTGCTTCATTCTAGCTGCAAAAGTACCAGTAGCACCACCAATATCAATACCAAGTCTAATAGCAGAATTGGCTGTTTTTGCTACTTGTAGCAACTGTGGGACTGGGAGATCCAACTCAGTCTTGTAAGTCATAAACTTGGAGATCTCAGTGTTTAGATCAAAGCCAAGACCTGGGCTTTTCTTGGCCAGGCAAGAAAATGACTTGCAAGAAGGATACTTGTTCCAGATTACATTTGAGTCAAGAAACGAGGAAGGGAAAGGGTTACGAGGAAGAGAAGATGGAGGTTTTGGTGGGGTTTTGGAGAAGCATCGACGGCGAGGTAGAGGGTGGCAGCCATGGAGGATTAAAGACTCAGCAAGAAGATCAGAGTCAAGAGGGCAAAGAGAATAAGGAGTGTAGGCCATGTACTTGTGTAGAAGATCAGGGTGGTTATGGCAAGAAGAAGCTATAGGTGAGAGGTGTGAATAAAGGAGGAGATCTTGAGGGATGGAGGGTTTGGTAGAGGTGGGAGATGGGGTAACGGAAGGTGGTTGGTGGCGCGTGA from the Populus nigra chromosome 1, ddPopNigr1.1, whole genome shotgun sequence genome contains:
- the LOC133673326 gene encoding probable methyltransferase At1g29790 yields the protein MGFSMGLNLVLLLAMVATNILSLYHLSSTLQSPKPPTQQPVPDHLLHQLNTIRATISHLTRHQPPSVTPSPTSTKPSIPQDLLLYSHLSPIASSCHNHPDLLHKYMAYTPYSLCPLDSDLLAESLILHGCHPLPRRRCFSKTPPKPPSSLPRNPFPSSFLDSNVIWNKYPSCKSFSCLAKKSPGLGFDLNTEISKFMTYKTELDLPVPQLLQVAKTANSAIRLGIDIGGATGTFAARMKQYNVTVVTTTMNFNVPNNEVVAMRGLVPLHVPLQQRLPVFDGVVDLVRCAHAVNRWIPLTMMEFLFYDVDRVLRGGGYLWFDHFFCKRMDLDKVFGPLIGKLGYKKVKWAVGNKTDASGLKNEEVYLTALLQKPVSK